The Flexivirga aerilata sequence GGAGTCTCCATCGCGACCGTGTCGCACGCGATGAACCGACCGGAGAAGGTCAACGCGGCGACCCGCGATCGCGTCCTGGAAGCCGTCGACGCATTGGGTTTCACACCCAAGGCAAGCGCAGTCTCTTTGGCCCGCAAGGGTGTTGGGCGCATCGGTGTGCTTGCGGCGTTCAGCGCCTACCCGTCCTACCTGACGCGGCTCACGGGGGTGATGGATGCTTGCCGCGATCAGGCGATCGATGTCGTCGTGTACGACGAGGAGCCGCAGCAGGCCGGGACCTCGCCCTGGCTCAGCTCCCTTCCCGCGACGGGCCGACTCGACGGTCTGCTCGTGATGGGAGCCACGATCGAAGGCCGCACTGCGGAGCGTCTTCTCGAGCGTGGACTGCCGACCGTCCTCGTCGACGCGTTCCACCCGTCGTTCACGTCGGTGACGATGGACGATGAACTCGGCGGTTACCTGCTCGGCCAGCATTTGGTCGGTCGTGGCTACCAAACCTTCGGATTCGTCACTCCCGCACCGCCGTCCAGGGATTTCGTATCACCGGGTGAGCACCGCTTGGAGGGACTGACTCGCGCGATCCGAGAGGCCGGACTGCCCACCTCGAAGTCGTCCTGGCTGATCACTGAGGACGATTTTCAGGGTGGCCTCGATGCGGCTGCGGACCTGCTCGAACTCGACGAGTTGCCAGAGGTGATCGTCGCCAATCACGATGCGCTCGCCGCGGGAGTGCTTGGCGGTCTGCGGGCGCGACACGTCGCGGTGCCCGATGACGTCGCGATCGCCGGTTACGACGGCCTGGAGTTGGCTCGCGTCGTCGGTCTGACCACTGTGCGACAGCCCTTCGCGGAGACGGGGCAGATCGCTGCGCAGTTGTTGCTGGAGCAGTTGTCCGCCAAGAAGGCTCGCCCGGTGCAGCACATCAAACTCAGCCCGGAACTCGTGCCGGGGGACACGGCCTGAGGAGGCACGCAGATGGATGGTTCAGCGACAGAGGAGTTCGCCCCCGTCATACGGTCGGTGATCTCACATCCGGCGGATGCTGTCGCGCGTGAGCGTCAGCTTCAGGAGCTAGAGAGGCTGGTGGCCCAGGCGACGGCTGCCGTCACCCCACCGCCAGCGGTGCCCGCGCCTGGGCTTGCTGGCGTGCGTCCGGAGTGGGTCGCCGAGGTCGGTCGGTATCGAGCCATCCACGACGCCGCGGCTTTGGAAGGCGGGCGACTGCTGAGAACCCTGACAAAACAGTCATTTCAGGCTGTCGGTGCTGTCGGTTTCCACAGGATTCCGGTCGCTGGAGGTGTCGTCACCGCGAAGGCGTACCTCCCTCCAGGTGAGGTGCGCGGTCCGCGCCCGGCGGTCCTCCTCCTGCACGGCGGCGCATGGTGGATGGGCGGTGGTGCTGCGGGATTCGAGCTCAACGACTTCCTGTGCCGCGAGCTGTGTGTGGGCGCCGATGCGGTCGTGGTCAACCTCGACTACCGGCTTGCCCCCGAGCATCCCTACCCGACGCAGCGGGACGACGTCGTCGAGGCGATCGGGTGGCTGGCCGACGACCCCGACGGCTTGGGAGTGGACCCGAATCGCCTGGCACTGTTAGGGATTAGTTCGGGAGGCAACCTGTCAGCATCCGCAGCCCGGCTGCTGCGGAACCGCTCGGCACCCCCGCTGGCGCTGCAACTGCTGCTGTGTCCGTCGCTCGACATGTCGATGACGAGCCGGGCCACCCACCTCGATCCGACGTTGCTCGCGGGTGCGGAGCGGCTGCGGGACATGTACCTGCAGGGTCGGGTCGAACCGGAAGACCCGGCTGCCTCGCCCGCGCTCGACTCCGCGTTCGCCGGCCTGCCACCGACGACGATCGTGATCGGCACCGATGACCCACTACGCGACGACGGCCTGCGCTATGCCGCCGGGCTCGCCGCCGCCGGCATACCGGTGACGGTGCACGAGTTCGTGATGACCCACACAGTCGCGACGCCCGAAGTGGCCGCCGACTATGCGGCCACCGTGGTCGCGGCCGCGCGAGACGGCTTGACGTCGTAACCGAGTCCGGCGGGACTCCAGCGCTCCTCCGTCAAAGACACGCAGGCTGGATCGGACTCCACTGATCGATCCAACCCGACAGGACTTCATGCACTCACACCAGACCAGCCGGAGACGTCTGCTCGCCGGGGCCGCCGCGGCGGCCACCGCGGCACCTTTGGACTATGCGGCCGCCACCCGGCAGCACGCGCGCGCGTCGCAACCGGCAGCGAGGTCATCAAGCCGCATGACCGCCGCTACGCCGACTTTCTCCGCGGGAGCAACTACCGCTTCCGCGGAGCGCCGGCTCAGGTGACGTTACCCGCGGACGCGCCGGGCGTGGCTCACGCCGTGCAGGACGCCGTTTCATCGCAATCACGCGTCGCGGTGCGCAGTGGAGGCCATTGTCTGGAAGGCTTCGTCGCCGATCCAGCAGTACGGTCGCTGATCGACATGACCCGGCTGCGTGGCGTGGAGTTCGACGAACGACGCCGGTCGTTCGCGGTAGGCGCGGGCACCGATCTCGGCACTCTGTACGAAATGCTCTTCAAACGATGGGGAGTTACCGTGCCGGGCGGGGTGTGCCCTCAGGTCGGAGCTGGCGGCCATATCAGCGGTGGGGGATACGGCGCGCTGTCACGCAGGTTCGGCTTGGTCGTCGACCACCTCGAAGCCGTCGAAGTCGTGACTGTGGACCACTCGGGTCGGGCTCGCGTCGTGATCGCCGAGGCCGATCCGAGCGGTCGCAATCACGACCTCTGGTGGGCGCACACCGGTGGGGGCGGCGGCAACTTCGGTGTCGTTACTCGGTATTGGTTGCGCGATCCAGCCGCAAGCAGGCTGGCGGCACCAGACGAGCTGCTACCGATCCCGCCCCGGACACTGACCATCCGGCACGCATCGTGGCCGTGGACCGTTCTCGACACAGCAGCCTACGGCCGGGTCGTCGACAACTTCGTCCGCTGGCATGAACAGCACAGCAAGGCGGGCACACCGGAAACCGGGGTGTTCGCGACCTTGTGGCTGAACAGCGTTACCACGGGCGACCTCGTCCTGATCGCCCAGGCCGATGATGCGGCACTGCTCGACGATTTCGTGGCTGCAGTGGGCGATGGCGTGCCCGCCCCCACGGTCACGCCGGACCGCACGCTGCCATGGTGGGATGCGTTCCGCTACAGCAGTTTCGCCGACTTCGGCAGATCGATCGGGCAGCGGATCAAAGACAAATCGTCATACCTGCGCGCTGGCTTCCGTCCCGCGCAGCTCATCGCATTGGTCGACCGACTGGCTGACGGAACCCCCGGGGGAGTAGGGGCAACCGTTCTATTGGCCGGCCACGGCGGCGCGGTGAATCAAATGGCGCCCGCATCACGGGCGATCCCTCATCGCGACTCAGTCGTCAAGGTGCAGTACTCGGTTTCCTGGGCCGACCCGGCGGACGACGCCATACACCTGGACTGGATTCGCCGGCTGTACCGCGATGTATTCGCTTCGACCGGCGGCGTGCCAGTGCCCGATGCAGTCTCGGACGGCGCCTATATCAACTACCCGGACACGGATCTGGCCGATGCTACCTGGAACACCTCAGCGGTCGCGTGGTCGCACCTGTACTACAAGGACAACTACCGTCGGCTGCAGAAGGTGAAGCGCGCGCACGATCCGCTGGACATCTTTCACCACGCGCTCTCGGTGCGCCCCCGGTAAAATCTCTATCGCAAGATTCATGGAATACATCATCTTGCGTTATGTTTGGCGCAAGCGTTGAACTGCCGGGCGAGGTCCCCGGAGCGACAGTGCAACTGCCCATCGGGGGGTCGGATAACCATGGAGGGGCTGGATGGATCATCAGCGGACGCCGATGTCCCGCGCACTCCAATCCTCCGCGACCAGCTTTTGACGCAGTCCGTGGCGCCGCATCCGCACCCGACGTCGCCAACCCAGGACAACGATCCGTGAAACCCGGCAGCCCGAGCACGGCCTGACCGGTTCGGGTGCTCCCCTTGTGAGGAGATCGAATGGTTAACTACCGAGTCCTCGGGCCGCTGACGATCGTCGACGGAGACGTCCACAGCATCCCCTCCGCCACCCGCCAACGACAGTTGCTTGCCCTGTTGTTGCTCAATGCCAACAACTCGGTCCCGGTCGAGACCTGCGTCGCGGAGTTGTGGGAGGACGACCCGCCGAAGACGGCAACCACCACGCTGCAGACGTATGTCCTCCAGTTGCGCCGGATTCTTGCCGCCCTGCCGAGCATCGGCAGTCAGCACGAAGCGAAGAAGCGACTCACGACCCAGCCGGGTAGCTACCAACTGCGACTCGCCGAAGATGACACTGTCGACGCACACACCTTCCGGACCCTGGTCGACAGTGCGCGCACTGCAATCGATCAGCGCAACGACATCTGCGCCGCGGTGTTGCTCCGTCGGGCGCTGGAGTTGTGGGAAGGAGAACCGTTGCTCGGCGTCCAGACCGGCCCGCGCCTGCGGGCCTGGGCAGTCGGCCTGGCGGCCCAACGGCTCACGACGATCGAGCAACGGGTGGAAGCCGATCTGCGGATCGGCATGCACCACGAACTGATCGGTGATCTCAGTTCATTGATCGTCGAGTACCCCACCAACGAGAACCTGCACGCTCAACTGATGATCGCGCTGTACCGGTCGGGTCGGCCGGCCCAGGCGTTGAGCGTGATGGCCCGCCTGCACGACACCTTGGACGTGGAGCTTGGTCTCGACCCATCCCCCCGGATGCGTGACCTGCACCAGGCCGTCCTCAGCTCCAGTCCGACGCTGGATGTCGAGGTTGAGTGGGCGGGCGCACCGCTGTCCCTCAACCTCATGTCAGGCACCCGTCGTACGCCGATCGGTGCGAGTGTGTACGACTGTGAGCCCGCGTTGCGGGAAGCGCTCGCCGGGTGACGACGCGATTGACGCCGGCCCGGGCGTGCGCCCGGGTCGGCGTCACGTGCCGGAGTCACACACCGGCGTTGACCCGCTCCACCAGTTCACGGGGGGTCTCGATCTGCTCGAGGTCATCATCGCTGAGCACGACTCCGTAGTTGCGGGAGATCTGTCCGGCTGTCTCCAGCAGGACAAGCGAGTCATACCCCAGATCGGTGAATGTGGTGTCGGCGAAGTGTTCAGCCGCCTCGAGGTCGGCTTCCCCCGTGGCCTGCCGCAGCAGGGTGACGAGGTTGTCGAGAGTGAATGAGCTCATAGTTGTCGGTCTCCATTTCGGGTTCGGTCGGACAGGTCAGTCGGAGTGGGCGTCCGGCGCGCTGACCACGAGCGCGGCGTTGAATCCGCCGCTCCCCCGCGCCAGCACCAGCGCGTGACGCACGCGGGTCGCGCGCGGTTCGGTCACCAGATCGAGTCCCTCGTGCGGCGGCAGGTGTGTTGCGGCGGGCGGGATCACCGAGGACTCGATGGCCAGCAGCGCGCTCGCAGCGTCGAGCGTGCCCGCGCCGGCCAGCAGTCGGCCGGTCCCCGTCTTGGGGATGCTGATCGGCACGCCGCCCGGTCCGAACAACCCGATGATCGCGGCCGCTTCGGCACGATCGGCCGGGGCGTGGCCGGCAGCGTCCGGGAACACGACATCGATGTCGGTCGTGTCCACCCCGGCGTCGTCGAGCGCCAGCACCGCGGCACGCGACAGGCCATCGGCGACCGGGTCCTCAGGGTCCGGGTCGAAGGTGGCCGCGTAACCGGTGATCGTGCCGAGCACATGCGCACCGCGCGCCGCGGCGTGCTCACTGTCCTCGACGATCAGATAGGCACCTCCCTCGCCTGGCACGTGTCCATCGGCGCTCGCCGCGAACGGGGTGTACGCACTCGCCGGGTCCGCGTCTCGACTCAGCCGGCCGGCGCTCTGGAACCCCGCCCAGCCGAGCGGACACAATCCGCCGTCGACCGCTCCGGCGACGACAACCGGGGTGCCGCCGCGAACCTGGCGGCGCGCCGCGCCGAGCGCATCCAACCCGCCGGCCTGGTCGGTCACCACGGTCGACCCGGGCCCGCGAAGTCCGTGCCTGATCGACACCTGCCCGGTGTTGACTGCGTAGAACCAGGCAAAGGACTGGTAGGCGCTGACGTGCTCGCGCCCGAGCCCCCACAGGTGCTCGAGTTCGCGCTGGCCGAACTCGAAGCCGCCGAGGGTCGAGGCCGTGGAGATACCGATCCCGAACTCGGCGACCGACTCCGCGTGAAGACCACTCGAGGACAGTGCCTCTGACGCTGCGACCAGGGACAGTCGGGTGACGTGATCCGTCTGCGGGAGCAGCCGCGCGGGGATGTGATCCGCCGCGGTGAAACCCGGCACCTCGCCGGCGAGGCCACCGACGTAACCCGAGGCGTCGAACCGCGTCACCGGGTGGATTCCGGACCGGCCCGACGTCGTCGCCTGCCAATACTCCGGAACACCGATGCCCGTCGGTGCGACAACGCCCAGCCCCGTGATGGCACAACCGGCCACTCGGGTGGCGCTCACAGTGCTGCCGCCAGGGGTGAGGACAGCACGGCCGCCGACTGGAATCCACCGAATCCGCTGCCCACGCTGAGCACGGTGTCGACCCGTTGACGGCGAGCGTGCAGCGGCACGTAGTCGAGGTCGAGGGCCGGATCCGGCTGGGTCAGGTTCGCGGTGGGCGGGACCAGGTCGTGGTGGAGCGCAAGAGTTGATGCCACGAGCTCCAGGGCGCCGATCGCGCCAAGAGAGTGCCCGATCATTGACTTGATCGAACTGACCGGCACCTGGTGAGCGTGACGCCCGAGGCTTCGTTTGAAAGCCGCAGTCTCGTGCCGGTCGTTCTGTTTGGTGCTTGAGCCATGAGCGTTGACGTAGTCGACCGTGCTCGGCGCCACGCCAGCCTGGCGCAGGGCCACACCGATCGCCTCCGCCATCTCGATGCCGTCCTCACGTAGACCGGTCATGTGGAAGGCGTTGCACCGCGACGCGAATCCGGAGACCTCGGCGTAAATGGGGGCGCCGCGCCGGAGCGCGTGATCCAGATCCTCGACCACCAGAGCGGCGGCGCCCTCGCCGAGGACCAGGCCGTTGCGTGTCGCGTCGAAGGGCCGGGACGCATGCTCCGGGTCGTCGTTGCGGGGCGTGGTTGCCTTGATTGCATCGAAACAGGCCAGCGTGATCGGCGAGATCGGCGCGTCGGTGCCACCGGTGAGCACCACATCGGCCGAGCCTTCCCGGATCAGGTCGACCGCGTGTCCTACAGCGTCCAGACCCGACGTGCAGCCATCCGAGATCAACGCAACCGGTCCGCGAGCACCGATTGTCCGCGCGAGTTCGGCGACGATGGAGCTCGGCACAAAGTGCTCGTACAACTCGCAGACCGCGCGGTCCGGGTCCACCAACCATCGGCTCCCAGCCTCGCTCAGCACGGTGTACTCGCGTTCCATGCTGGTGGTGCAGCCCACCGCGCTGCCGAAGGCCACCGCGACTCTGGTGCCGTCCAGCTCCGCACCGGACCGATCCGCAGGAGCACCGAGACCACTGTCGTTGATCGCCTCGCCCGCTGCGACCACCGCAAACTGTGTCGCCCGGTCGAGCCGGTCAGCCTGTCGCGGAGTCAGTCCCACCTCGTGCGGCACGAAGTCGACTTCGGCCGCCACCTGCGACCGGAACCCGCTCGCGTCGAAGGAGGTGATCGTGCGAGTGGCCGAACGACCGTCGCTCAACAACTCCCAAAACTGTTTAATGCCAACGCCGCCGGGCGCCACAGCGCCCAGTCCGGTGATGACAGCTCGTCGTGGCATCGGATCTTCACTCGCTTCCGTGGACTGATGTGTGAACTGGCGAGAGGAGTTCGCGCACTGTGCCGAACGCCCGAGCCAGGTGAGTCTCGTCGTCACGGACCCGCGATCGGCCCGAGCTCAGAGGTATGACGGGATGTCGCGCCGCACGAACCTGCGCGTGCGCGCGCACCAGCGTGCTCAGCGTCTGGCCGGGGCCGGCTTCGACGAACAACGGTTCGGGCGTTCGGCCGAGCAGGTCTTCGAGGGCATGCGCAAACAACACCGGCGCCGCCGGTTGGCCGGCCCAGAAAGCCGGATCCATGGCGGTCCGCGGATCCAGTGCTCGCCCGGTGTACGCCGACGTGATCGGGATGTTCGGCGGCTGCAGCGGGAGCGCCGAGAACAACGGCAAGGAGGCGGTGACCGCCCGGCCGAGCACCGAGCTGTGGAACGGGCTGGTCGCCCGCACCGGCCGCCACGTCACCTCATCGTCGGTCAGGGCCTTCGCTACCCGATCCAGCGGGTCTGCGGGACCGGCGAGCATGAGCTGACGAGGACCGTTGACTGCCGCGATCTCCACACCGTCGCCGAGGTATGGCGTGGCAGCCTCCGCAGCAAGGGCCACGGCCAGCATTCCACCGGCGGGAGTATCGGCCAGCAGCGGTATGCGCGCGTCAAGCACCCGGACGGCATCGTCCAACGTGATTGTGCCGGCGAGCGCCGCCGCCGCGAACTCGCCGATGCTGTGGCCGAGGTATTCGTCCGCCGATACTCCGGCCTCCTGCGCTCTGCGGCTCAGCGCGTAGTCGAGCGCGAACAACAGCGGTTGGGACCGCGTGGTGCGGTGGATGTCCGCCGGGTGCGATGTCGCCAACCAGTCCGTCCGGATGCGCCGGCCGTCGTGGAACCGGTCGAGGACGTCGTCCAGCAACGCGGCGAAGAGTGAGTCGCCGCGGTAGAGGTCCACGCACATTCCCGGATATTGCGCCCCCTGTCCGGGGAGCAGAACCACGACGTGACGTTTCGGCATGTGCCGAGGGTGTCCTCCACCCCTCGTGATCGGCTGGAGGATCGCGGCTCGGGTCGTTCACGCTGCCTCCACCGGATGTCCAGCACGCTCGCGGACCGTGGGTGATGGCGGCGAGGCCGCCGCCCATCACCCACGTCGAGAGGCGCCCGATGCAGACCCCCGCCCTGTTCGTGGCGTCGACGGCCGCCAACCTCGGTGCCAGGTTGCGCCTCGCCGACGCCGTCCGCGCCGGGCGGTGTCCACCGCAGGTCGAGTCCAGCACCGGCGTCGTCTCGGTCGCGGTGTCAGATGACCGCAGTGCGGCGGAGTTGGGTGCGCAGTCCGCGGACCGCGCCATGGACCTGGCAGGGTCGACCTGCCCGCCGATCCGCCTGAGCGTGCATGCCGGTGTCGGCTACCAGGGCCACGACCTGTGGGCCACGGCTTCGTACGTGCAGCGGTGCGCGGCACCAGAAGCGAACGCCCCGGCATACGAGATCCGACAGCAGTCGAACGGTGGCCTCGGCGCAGTGCATCTCGCCGCCTGGGCGCTACACGCGGACGCCGAACCGGGTGCGGCGCTGATCTCCACCGCCGACACGTTCGGACCGCCTTCGTTCGATCGGTTTGCCAGCGACACCGGGACCGTCTACGGCGACGCCGGGACCGCCGCAGTGCTGACCAAGGGCGGCGGTTGGGGGCAGATTCTCAGCGTCGCCACCGCGTCGGCACCGCAACTGGAGGGGATGCATCGCGGCCACGACCCTTTCGCGCGGGTGCCCTTCACTCATCGATCTCCGATGGATCTGACGAAACTGCAGCGAGAGTTCGTGGCCGACTTCGGTCTGGCCGGAGTGCTCTCGGCTGTGGTGGCGGGCACCCAGGAGTCCCTCGACCGGGCCTTGAAGGACGCCGGTGTATGTCGGGAGGACATTGCGTGGTGGGTGCTGCCCAACCTCGGCCGACGCCGCCTGGAGGCGGGGTACCTGCGGCCCTGGGAACTCGAGCCCGAGCGCACCACCTGGCCGTGGGGCCGGACGGTGGGGCATCTGGGCGCCGGTGATCAGCTCGCCGGCCTGAACCACCTGGCCGTCGAGGGCCGGCTTCGGCCCGGACAGTTGTGTGTGCTCGCGGGGGTCGGTGCCGGCTTCGGTTGGACCACGGCGGTGGTGCGAATCACGGCAGACCCGATCCGGGCAGCCGAGACGTGACCCGCCGGGCCGACATCGCGTCGCCGAGCCTGGCCGGGGTGTCGCTTCACCTCGGGCGCACCTCGCGGGCGTTGACCACCTGGCAGCGAGACGCGCTCACCGCGAGCGACCACGACCGCGCTGCCCGTTACCGGCGATCGGCCGACGCGTTGCGGTGGGCGTCCCGACGCGCGGTGCTACGACGTCTGCTGGCGGCCCGGGTCGGGACCGCACCGAATCGGCTGGAATTCGGGCGGGCACCGTGCCCACGATGCGGCCGCACATCCCACGGCCGTCCGGTCGTCGTCACCGCGCCCTGGCTGCACTTCAGTGTCTCGGGGTCGGGCGACCACTGGCTCATCGGCATATCCTCCGCGCACGTGTTGGGGGTCGATCTGGAGCGCGCCCGGCCGGTGGATGTCGACGCGATTTCGCGTCTGGCCTGCTCCTCTACCGAACAACGAGTGTTGCGGTTGAGCCCCGGGAGCGGGCTGCGCCTCTGGGTGCGCAAGGAGGCGGCGCTCAAGGCTCGGGGCTGCGGCCTCGGCAGCGGCATACGAACCGTGCTCGAGGACCCCACCCTCAGCGTCGCGGATGTCAACTTCGGACCGACGCTGCTCGCCGCGTGTGCCGTGGTCGCGGCCGACGGCAGTGCTGCGAGGGTCGGTCAGACGGGGTGATTGCCGTGCTTGCGATCCGGCACCGCTCGATGCTTGGTGCGCAGTAGCGTCAGGGCCTCGGCGAGCACGGCACGGGTGTCTGCGGGATCGATGACATCGTCGACGAGCCCGCGTTCCGCAGCGTGGTAGGGCCCCATCAGTTCGCCGCGGTATTCCTCGATCCGGGCACGACGAGTGGCCTCCGGGTCGTCGGCGGCCGCGATCTCCCGCCGGAAAACGATGTTGGCAGCACCCTCGGCACCCATCACGGCCACCTCGTTGGTGGGCCAGGCGAAGGAGAGGTCCGCGCCGATGCCACGAGAGTCCATGACTATGTAGGCACCGCCATACGCCTTGCGAACGATCACCTGGACCCGCGGCACGGTCGCGTTGCAGTAGGCGTACAGCAGCTTCGCGCCGTGACGAATGATGCCCGCATGCTCCTGCGCCACACCTGGCAAGAACCCGGGGACGTCCACGAGACTGACCAGCGGGATGTTGAACGCGTCACACAACGAGACGAAGCGCGCTGCCTTCTCGGAGGCCTGGATGTCGAGGGCTCCCGCGAGAACCAGGGGCTGGTTGGCGACGATGCCCACCACCTGCCCGCGGATTCGACCAAGCACGCACAGCACGTTCTGTGCCCAGTTCTCGTGCAGTTCGAACAGGTCGTCATCATCGACCAACGACCTGACGATCACCCGCATGTCATACGGCAGGCGCGGGTCGGTCGGCACGAGGCGCCGTAGCTCCTCAGCACGCGCCGGCAGCTCCGCGCCCGGCTCCATCATCGGTGGCAGCTCCCGGTTATTCGGGGGCAGGTGGGCCAGCAGGTAGCGCACCTCCTCAAGGCAGGTTGGCTCGTCATCGGTCACGAATGTCGCCACGCCGCTGACTGAGGAGTGCACATCCGCGCCGCCGAGTTCGTCCAACGTCACGGTCTCGCCGGTAACCGCCGCGACGACATCGGGTCCGGTGATGAACATCTGGGAGGTCCCCCGCACGCAGAACACCACATCGGCCAGTGCCGGTGAATAGGCGGCTCCGCCCGCGCACGGACCGACCATGACGCTGATCTGCGGGATGACACCGGAGGCCGCGACCTGCCGCCGGAAGATGCCGCCGTACCCGGCCAGTGCGGTGACTCCTTCTTGAATGCGTGCCCCGCCGCCGTCGTTGATCGCAACGATCGGGCATCCGGTCTCAAGTGCGAGGTCCTGCACCTTGTGGATCTTCTGCGCATGCGCCTCACCCAACGCACCACCGAAAATCCGGGAATCATGCGCGTAGACGAAGGTCCGCTGCCCGTGCACCGTGCCCCACCCAGCCACCACTCCATCAGTCGCCGGTCGGTGCTTCTCCAGGCCGAACCCGGTCGCGCGGTGCCGACGGAACGGCTCGACCTCGTGGAAGCTGCCCTCGTCCAGCAACAGATCCAGGCGCTCCCGGACAGTCAGCTTGCCCTTGGCGCGGTGTCGACGGGTCGCGGCCTGGTCACCCTCGACGATGTCCGTGCGCGCGTCGAACAA is a genomic window containing:
- a CDS encoding 4'-phosphopantetheinyl transferase superfamily protein, with amino-acid sequence MTRRADIASPSLAGVSLHLGRTSRALTTWQRDALTASDHDRAARYRRSADALRWASRRAVLRRLLAARVGTAPNRLEFGRAPCPRCGRTSHGRPVVVTAPWLHFSVSGSGDHWLIGISSAHVLGVDLERARPVDVDAISRLACSSTEQRVLRLSPGSGLRLWVRKEAALKARGCGLGSGIRTVLEDPTLSVADVNFGPTLLAACAVVAADGSAARVGQTG
- a CDS encoding acyl-CoA carboxylase subunit beta, with the translated sequence MSDDPMGYRLRELFDARTDIVEGDQAATRRHRAKGKLTVRERLDLLLDEGSFHEVEPFRRHRATGFGLEKHRPATDGVVAGWGTVHGQRTFVYAHDSRIFGGALGEAHAQKIHKVQDLALETGCPIVAINDGGGARIQEGVTALAGYGGIFRRQVAASGVIPQISVMVGPCAGGAAYSPALADVVFCVRGTSQMFITGPDVVAAVTGETVTLDELGGADVHSSVSGVATFVTDDEPTCLEEVRYLLAHLPPNNRELPPMMEPGAELPARAEELRRLVPTDPRLPYDMRVIVRSLVDDDDLFELHENWAQNVLCVLGRIRGQVVGIVANQPLVLAGALDIQASEKAARFVSLCDAFNIPLVSLVDVPGFLPGVAQEHAGIIRHGAKLLYAYCNATVPRVQVIVRKAYGGAYIVMDSRGIGADLSFAWPTNEVAVMGAEGAANIVFRREIAAADDPEATRRARIEEYRGELMGPYHAAERGLVDDVIDPADTRAVLAEALTLLRTKHRAVPDRKHGNHPV